A stretch of Sphingorhabdus sp. YGSMI21 DNA encodes these proteins:
- a CDS encoding DUF6499 domain-containing protein → MFQAPDWRSPDVAEHYSRYDNADFAQEFLRRNRDYRRDYQKARDRVESQGYDAKREMESLAKRWGMIFPFNPNATSLSDPAIWLPTLVSSCVIVAEAPPEISRNNFTHARKSGSHCRPLR, encoded by the coding sequence ATGTTCCAAGCACCTGACTGGCGTTCACCTGATGTGGCAGAACATTATTCGAGATATGACAATGCCGATTTCGCGCAGGAGTTCTTGCGGCGTAATCGCGATTATCGCCGAGATTATCAGAAAGCCCGTGACCGCGTTGAAAGCCAGGGATATGATGCAAAACGGGAGATGGAATCCCTAGCCAAGCGTTGGGGTATGATTTTCCCGTTTAATCCTAATGCAACCAGTCTTTCCGATCCTGCCATCTGGCTGCCGACATTAGTTTCATCGTGCGTAATTGTGGCAGAGGCACCTCCTGAAATTTCCCGAAACAATTTCACTCACGCCCGAAAATCTGGATCGCATTGCCGCCCGTTACGATAG
- a CDS encoding helix-turn-helix transcriptional regulator yields MFNLFIPAIQFVSIRKFWPKWSKIFMRFLGLVSKNGDKAKPRKSLIKRVVENTPWLNTLQLLFLAWMNIREILAVNLKRYRHAAGLSQEELAHRAGIDRTYISSLERCQYAASIEVVEDLARELGIEAHVLIRAEEEKS; encoded by the coding sequence ATGTTTAACCTCTTCATTCCAGCGATCCAATTTGTCTCTATACGTAAATTCTGGCCGAAATGGTCAAAAATCTTTATGCGCTTTCTGGGCCTTGTTAGTAAAAATGGGGACAAGGCAAAACCGCGTAAATCCCTGATAAAACGCGTTGTAGAGAATACTCCGTGGTTAAATACTCTGCAACTGTTGTTTCTCGCATGGATGAATATACGGGAAATACTGGCTGTAAATTTGAAGCGTTACCGGCACGCTGCCGGGCTGTCGCAGGAAGAGCTTGCGCATCGGGCCGGGATTGACCGGACCTACATCAGCTCGCTTGAGCGCTGCCAATATGCGGCGAGCATTGAGGTGGTTGAGGATTTGGCGCGCGAACTGGGGATTGAAGCCCACGTGCTGATCCGCGCTGAAGAAGAGAAATCATGA
- a CDS encoding DUF736 domain-containing protein produces the protein MANIGSFTKSGESYKGEIVTMSVQTKNVRIVSETPSENENAPTHRVFVGRAEIGAAWTKSSNEGRDYLSVKLDDPSFTAPIFANLFDDEDGKTYNLIWSRARKASGE, from the coding sequence ATGGCAAATATCGGATCATTCACAAAGTCAGGTGAAAGCTACAAAGGCGAAATCGTCACAATGAGCGTTCAGACCAAGAACGTCCGCATCGTTTCCGAAACGCCAAGCGAAAATGAAAACGCACCGACCCACCGGGTTTTTGTGGGCCGCGCAGAAATTGGAGCCGCCTGGACCAAGAGCTCAAACGAAGGCCGCGATTATCTTTCGGTCAAGCTTGACGATCCCAGCTTCACCGCACCGATTTTCGCAAATCTGTTCGATGATGAAGATGGCAAGACCTACAATCTGATCTGGTCACGCGCCCGTAAGGCCAGCGGCGAATAG
- a CDS encoding type II toxin-antitoxin system YhaV family toxin, with the protein MTVNGWTLYAHPLFLEQLEKLTKAVEKAKKKNPKDYQKSANAKLLAAIRKLAFEDIPVDPARPEYRQGGTLGATRKHWFRSKFAGGRFRLFFRYSSSAKILVYAWVNDQNTLRTYGSKSDAYAVFRKMLDKDNPPDDWDALMAASVDLPES; encoded by the coding sequence ATAACCGTTAATGGCTGGACGCTCTACGCCCATCCGCTCTTCCTCGAACAGCTAGAAAAGCTGACCAAGGCTGTCGAGAAAGCAAAAAAGAAAAATCCCAAAGACTATCAGAAATCGGCCAACGCCAAATTATTGGCTGCTATCCGCAAACTGGCATTTGAAGATATACCGGTTGATCCGGCACGGCCCGAATATCGGCAGGGCGGGACATTGGGCGCGACACGCAAGCACTGGTTTCGCTCCAAATTTGCCGGCGGGCGGTTTCGGTTATTTTTTCGTTACAGTAGCAGCGCAAAAATCCTCGTCTACGCTTGGGTCAATGATCAGAATACGCTGCGCACCTATGGCTCCAAAAGCGATGCCTATGCGGTATTCAGGAAAATGCTGGACAAGGACAATCCACCCGACGATTGGGATGCGCTGATGGCGGCTAGCGTCGATCTGCCAGAATCGTGA
- a CDS encoding type II toxin-antitoxin system PrlF family antitoxin, which produces MGVELEKISTITAKGQTTIPKAVRQALGVDFGGRIAFHVGDDGVTLSRADAGDDPAIDAFLGFLAKDIKQHPQKIKALSPDLAKRIATLTDSISVNLDDEIDGDVAL; this is translated from the coding sequence ATGGGCGTTGAACTGGAAAAAATCAGCACGATCACGGCCAAGGGGCAGACCACGATTCCCAAAGCGGTACGTCAGGCCTTGGGCGTTGATTTTGGTGGCCGCATTGCATTCCATGTTGGCGATGACGGCGTGACACTATCCCGCGCCGATGCTGGCGACGATCCCGCCATTGATGCGTTTCTGGGTTTTCTGGCAAAAGATATCAAGCAGCATCCGCAAAAGATCAAGGCGCTTTCGCCCGATCTGGCGAAACGCATTGCCACGCTGACCGATAGCATATCGGTCAATCTCGATGACGAGATTGACGGCGATGTTGCGCTTTAG
- a CDS encoding ParB/RepB/Spo0J family partition protein — protein sequence MQLENIDLAKLSVSPANMRNAKKPPDISDILPSVRVRGVLVPLLVRPNGSADTFEIVAGRRRYHAATTVAEEGGSDGPLPCAILEEGDDAAALEASLIENLVRENPDEVTQWEQFTQLVKKGRKASEIADTFGMDEKMVGRILALGNLMPPIRNAYRREEIDAATVRHLTLASKAQQKAWLALFRDEEAYAPRGAQLKAWLFGGASISTSAAIFDLAEFTGQIVSDLFAEDGYFADADQFWEAQTGAIEAKKAQYLEAGWSDVQIIPQDSYFQTWDHEKTTKRKGGRVYIDVSAKGEVTFHEGYLTAKEARVRETGQTDSKAEKPKRPEITGPMAEYIDLHRHAAVRCELAASPYVALRVMVAHAICGSSLWNVKVQEQRSRKEAITESIETSVAEARFDERRRAVLAVLGFDADEATVTLGHETRDGISGLLLRLLDVPDAVVMEILGVVMAETLAAGSDLIETLGVHLDVEMADYWTADEAFFDLVRDREVLTALLGEVGGASIAAANVSEKTKTVKGIIGDHLAGENDREKKEAWVPRWMAFPPSAYTTRGGVGTVVAAERAKWLMEEDEPSEPEPQVEAVTASAKDEDDSGEATHSEAAEDGRIAA from the coding sequence ATGCAACTCGAAAATATAGACCTCGCCAAACTCTCGGTGTCACCGGCCAATATGCGAAACGCCAAGAAGCCGCCCGACATTAGCGATATATTACCCTCGGTGCGGGTAAGGGGCGTTCTTGTTCCCTTGCTGGTCCGTCCGAACGGCAGCGCCGATACATTCGAGATTGTCGCCGGACGGCGGCGCTATCATGCCGCGACGACCGTTGCCGAAGAAGGCGGCAGCGATGGACCGCTCCCTTGCGCGATACTCGAAGAAGGCGATGATGCCGCCGCCTTGGAAGCGTCCTTGATTGAAAATCTTGTCCGCGAAAATCCCGACGAGGTAACGCAGTGGGAACAATTCACACAGTTAGTCAAGAAAGGCCGCAAGGCTAGCGAGATTGCCGATACGTTCGGGATGGATGAAAAGATGGTGGGGCGCATTCTTGCGCTTGGTAATCTGATGCCGCCCATCCGTAACGCCTATCGCCGCGAAGAGATTGATGCGGCCACCGTGCGCCATCTGACATTGGCCAGCAAGGCGCAGCAAAAAGCGTGGCTGGCTCTGTTCAGGGATGAAGAAGCCTATGCGCCGCGCGGGGCGCAGCTAAAGGCATGGCTATTTGGCGGCGCGTCAATTTCCACATCCGCCGCGATCTTCGATCTGGCGGAGTTCACGGGGCAGATCGTCAGCGACCTGTTTGCGGAGGATGGCTATTTTGCCGATGCCGATCAGTTCTGGGAAGCGCAGACCGGCGCCATTGAAGCGAAGAAGGCTCAATATCTTGAAGCTGGCTGGAGCGATGTGCAGATCATTCCGCAAGATAGCTATTTTCAGACTTGGGACCATGAAAAGACCACCAAGCGCAAGGGAGGCCGCGTCTATATTGATGTAAGCGCCAAGGGGGAGGTGACGTTCCATGAAGGCTATCTAACCGCCAAGGAAGCACGGGTGCGCGAAACCGGACAGACGGACAGCAAGGCAGAAAAGCCCAAGCGTCCCGAGATTACGGGACCAATGGCGGAATATATCGATCTGCACCGCCACGCTGCCGTGCGCTGCGAACTCGCGGCCAGCCCTTATGTCGCGCTGCGCGTCATGGTCGCCCATGCGATTTGTGGTTCGTCCTTGTGGAATGTGAAAGTGCAAGAACAGCGCAGCCGCAAGGAGGCGATCACCGAGAGCATCGAAACCAGTGTGGCGGAGGCCCGTTTTGACGAGCGCCGCCGTGCGGTATTGGCGGTGCTTGGCTTTGATGCCGACGAAGCCACCGTTACGCTCGGCCATGAGACACGCGACGGCATAAGCGGCTTGTTGCTCCGCTTGCTCGATGTGCCCGATGCTGTGGTTATGGAGATATTGGGCGTTGTCATGGCTGAAACGCTGGCCGCTGGCAGCGATCTTATCGAGACTCTGGGCGTCCATCTCGATGTGGAAATGGCGGATTACTGGACGGCGGACGAAGCATTCTTTGATCTTGTGCGTGACCGCGAAGTCCTGACCGCGCTTTTGGGCGAAGTTGGCGGAGCCAGCATTGCCGCTGCGAACGTCAGTGAAAAGACCAAGACGGTGAAGGGCATTATCGGCGACCATCTGGCTGGCGAGAATGACCGTGAGAAAAAGGAAGCGTGGGTTCCGCGCTGGATGGCGTTTCCGCCGTCGGCTTATACGACACGCGGCGGTGTCGGCACGGTTGTCGCCGCCGAAAGAGCCAAGTGGCTCATGGAAGAGGACGAGCCATCGGAGCCGGAACCGCAGGTTGAGGCCGTTACCGCGTCAGCAAAAGACGAGGACGACAGCGGCGAAGCCACCCATAGCGAAGCCGCCGAGGACGGGCGGATTGCGGCTTGA
- a CDS encoding tyrosine-type recombinase/integrase, which translates to MSAATLPALIQRFFTDRLCTQMEASPHTVASYRDTFRLLLRFAGARCGKPPVKLAVEDIDADLVADFLVHCETVRGNSARSRNIRLAAIRSFFRYVAMTDPTWLLHCQRVLAMPSKRYVKRTVTFLDTPEIAALLAAPDRATWAGRRDHALLLLAVQTGLRASELVNLKCGDLTLGTGAYIRCMGKGRKERCTPLRRDTAKLLAAWMSERCDDNSPLFPSIRGERLSRDALEHLVRKHCLTASRACPSIGTKRVTPHTLRHSTAMDLLHHGVDQAVIALWLGHESVATTQIYIHADMRMKEKALARVAAPQVPTGRYRPDDGLLAFLEGL; encoded by the coding sequence ATGAGCGCTGCAACCTTGCCTGCGCTGATCCAGCGCTTCTTCACTGACCGGCTGTGCACCCAGATGGAAGCCAGCCCTCATACGGTTGCAAGCTATCGCGACACGTTCCGCCTGCTGTTGCGGTTCGCGGGTGCGCGCTGCGGTAAGCCGCCGGTCAAGCTCGCGGTCGAGGATATCGACGCCGATCTGGTTGCCGACTTCCTCGTTCATTGCGAGACCGTGCGCGGCAACAGCGCCCGCAGCCGCAACATCCGGCTTGCCGCGATCCGCTCGTTCTTCCGCTATGTCGCGATGACCGATCCGACCTGGCTGCTCCACTGTCAGCGCGTGCTGGCGATGCCCAGCAAACGCTATGTGAAACGCACGGTGACGTTCCTCGATACACCGGAGATCGCGGCATTGCTGGCGGCTCCTGATCGTGCGACGTGGGCCGGACGGCGTGATCATGCGCTGCTCCTGCTCGCGGTTCAGACGGGTCTCAGGGCGTCCGAGCTGGTGAACCTCAAGTGCGGCGATCTGACGCTTGGTACGGGCGCGTATATCCGTTGCATGGGCAAGGGCCGGAAGGAGCGATGCACACCGCTGCGCCGCGACACCGCCAAGCTGCTGGCGGCATGGATGAGCGAGCGCTGTGACGATAACAGCCCGCTGTTCCCGTCGATCCGGGGTGAGCGGCTGAGCCGTGATGCACTTGAACATCTGGTCCGCAAGCACTGCCTCACGGCATCGCGCGCGTGCCCGAGCATCGGGACCAAGCGTGTCACACCGCATACGCTGCGCCACAGCACCGCGATGGACCTCCTGCATCATGGCGTCGATCAAGCGGTGATCGCTCTCTGGCTCGGACATGAGTCGGTCGCAACCACCCAGATATACATCCACGCCGATATGCGAATGAAGGAAAAGGCACTCGCTCGGGTCGCTGCTCCGCAGGTGCCGACAGGCCGATACCGGCCCGATGATGGCCTCCTCGCGTTCCTCGAAGGACTCTGA
- a CDS encoding tyrosine-type recombinase/integrase — translation MNVTSQLDRYLGVRRSLGYDLRTDERVLRRFARFTDQEGAARIDTALFLRWDASLPDVSTSTRSARLGKVRLFAQWLSNIDPAHEVPPRGLLPGHTGRSRPYIYSEAEITSIIAAAGALPSIYGMRGLTFSTLFGLIAVTGLRISEALALDHDDLANGVLRVRRGKLGKERLLPLDPTVVTRLVAYAAERDRLLGSVPTSFFVNCKGARPTDCGTRYNFAQVCQHIGLRAHQRYGRHGRGPRIHDLRHSFAVRTMINWYRTGKDPAREMIRLTTYLGHTDPDNTFWYLEAVPELLDLAMARATSCGETDQ, via the coding sequence ATGAATGTCACATCCCAACTGGACCGCTATCTTGGCGTTAGGCGCAGCCTCGGTTATGACCTTCGCACCGATGAACGGGTACTGCGCCGGTTCGCCCGGTTTACCGATCAGGAAGGCGCTGCGCGCATTGATACGGCGCTGTTCCTGCGCTGGGATGCAAGCCTGCCTGACGTCAGCACATCGACACGTTCGGCCCGGCTTGGCAAGGTGCGGCTGTTCGCGCAGTGGCTGAGCAACATTGATCCCGCCCATGAAGTCCCGCCGCGTGGGCTGCTGCCGGGCCATACCGGGCGCTCGCGCCCGTATATATACAGCGAGGCCGAGATCACATCGATCATCGCGGCTGCGGGGGCGCTGCCCTCGATCTACGGTATGCGCGGACTGACCTTCTCGACCCTGTTCGGGCTTATTGCGGTGACGGGTCTCAGGATCAGCGAAGCGCTTGCGCTCGACCATGATGATCTTGCGAACGGTGTGCTGCGCGTTCGGCGCGGAAAACTCGGTAAGGAGCGGCTGCTTCCCCTTGATCCCACGGTGGTGACAAGGCTCGTCGCCTATGCTGCCGAGCGCGACCGGTTGCTGGGAAGTGTCCCGACATCCTTCTTCGTTAACTGCAAGGGAGCAAGGCCGACCGATTGCGGCACGCGCTACAACTTTGCGCAGGTATGCCAGCATATCGGCTTGCGAGCGCATCAGCGATATGGTCGGCATGGCCGGGGACCGCGTATCCATGATCTGCGCCACAGCTTTGCGGTGCGCACAATGATAAACTGGTACCGTACCGGCAAGGATCCGGCCCGCGAGATGATCCGGCTGACCACTTATCTGGGCCATACCGACCCCGACAACACGTTCTGGTATCTCGAAGCGGTGCCCGAACTGCTCGATCTGGCGATGGCGCGGGCAACCTCTTGCGGGGAGACGGACCAATGA
- a CDS encoding tyrosine-type recombinase/integrase — protein MTESINEIQRTRAALLMDFEDYLVRQRGLSPRTIYHTLRFANRFLDHRFGSRMIDLTRLRAADTTNFVQHILARRTPYRDKTVTTHLRTFFQYLFACGATSANLALSIPKTAQRWNARLPRHLSPGAVEAILASVHSNPRHGARDYAMLLLMARLGLRASEIIKVQLDDIDWRAGELLVRGKGGLHDRLPITAEVGEALSRYLREERGPTTCRTMFVTHRAPHRGFKDGQIANAILKDALAATGQKPVTPYVGSHLLRHSLATRLINAGASLDEVGDMLRHRSRSSTMIYARLDIEGLRSIAQPWPVAGGGQ, from the coding sequence ATGACTGAATCTATTAACGAGATACAGCGCACACGAGCAGCGTTGCTGATGGACTTTGAGGACTATCTTGTAAGGCAGCGAGGCCTCAGTCCGCGCACCATCTACCACACGCTTCGCTTCGCCAACCGGTTCCTCGATCACCGCTTCGGGAGCCGAATGATCGACCTGACGCGCCTTCGCGCCGCCGACACTACCAACTTTGTGCAGCACATATTGGCGCGCAGGACGCCATATCGCGACAAGACAGTGACGACCCATTTGCGGACCTTCTTCCAATATCTGTTCGCGTGCGGGGCGACCTCGGCAAATCTGGCCTTGAGTATACCAAAGACGGCCCAGCGCTGGAATGCGCGGCTGCCCCGGCACCTGTCGCCCGGTGCAGTCGAGGCCATTCTCGCTTCGGTGCACAGCAATCCCCGTCATGGCGCACGCGATTATGCAATGTTGCTGCTCATGGCGCGGTTGGGGCTGCGCGCTTCCGAGATTATCAAGGTCCAGCTTGATGATATAGACTGGCGAGCGGGCGAACTGCTCGTGCGCGGCAAGGGCGGGCTGCATGACAGGCTGCCAATAACAGCCGAGGTTGGCGAAGCGTTGAGCCGGTATCTTCGTGAGGAGCGTGGGCCGACGACCTGCCGAACGATGTTCGTCACGCACCGTGCGCCGCATCGCGGGTTCAAGGACGGCCAGATCGCCAACGCTATCCTCAAGGATGCACTGGCGGCCACGGGGCAGAAGCCGGTCACACCTTATGTGGGATCGCACCTCCTGCGTCATAGCCTTGCGACCCGGCTCATCAATGCTGGTGCATCGCTCGACGAGGTGGGCGATATGCTGCGACACCGCTCGCGATCATCGACCATGATATATGCTCGGCTTGATATTGAGGGCCTCAGGTCCATCGCGCAGCCATGGCCGGTTGCAGGAGGCGGACAATGA
- a CDS encoding ArdC-like ssDNA-binding domain-containing protein: MVHENSRVSDSGTGRTRQAKRASRAARKTRRSGSAAPKASLYDEVTAQIIAQLEEGIFPWVKPWNSGNAVTGLPRNAISGRQYSGINILILWGAVIDGDYPSQDWLTFRQALAAGGCVRKGEKGRTVFYANRFTTDEDRKQQGEGGAGDGGAPRSIPFLKRFTVFNAAQCDGLPERLTAEPAPLPERELHGQAEALIAATAADFRTGGTKAFYNVGADFVQVPPQPAFTHQIDYYRTALHELGHNAVTGIMPHRIEERRLSV, translated from the coding sequence ATGGTGCATGAAAATTCTAGGGTTTCGGATAGCGGCACGGGCAGGACAAGACAAGCAAAGCGCGCTTCGCGCGCAGCGCGCAAGACCCGCCGTAGCGGCAGTGCTGCGCCCAAGGCGTCGCTTTATGACGAAGTGACCGCGCAGATTATCGCGCAGCTGGAGGAAGGGATTTTTCCTTGGGTGAAGCCTTGGAACAGCGGCAACGCCGTGACCGGCTTGCCGCGCAACGCGATTTCAGGGCGACAATATTCGGGCATCAATATTCTGATTCTCTGGGGCGCGGTCATTGATGGCGACTATCCTTCGCAGGACTGGCTGACATTCCGGCAAGCCTTGGCCGCTGGCGGATGCGTTCGCAAGGGCGAGAAGGGCCGGACGGTTTTTTACGCTAACCGCTTTACGACCGACGAGGACAGAAAACAGCAAGGCGAGGGCGGCGCTGGCGATGGAGGTGCGCCTCGCTCGATTCCATTTCTCAAACGCTTTACCGTGTTCAACGCCGCGCAGTGCGATGGCTTGCCCGAGCGGCTGACCGCCGAACCCGCGCCCTTACCGGAGCGCGAATTGCACGGTCAGGCCGAGGCTTTGATTGCCGCGACAGCAGCGGACTTTCGGACGGGCGGGACCAAAGCCTTTTATAATGTTGGCGCGGATTTTGTGCAGGTTCCTCCGCAACCGGCCTTCACCCACCAGATCGACTATTACCGCACGGCCCTGCATGAACTTGGTCATAATGCCGTAACCGGGATTATGCCGCATCGCATCGAAGAAAGGCGGCTTTCAGTATGA